In Symmachiella dynata, the following are encoded in one genomic region:
- a CDS encoding SDR family NAD(P)-dependent oxidoreductase → MQLNDRNILITGGRRVGAKLAVDLAQRGANIALTYFQSRDTIEAVVDEVEELGVRGLAVQADLRQPADVEALVAQTVEEFGSIDCLINMASTFNASPLDQLAPEDFDDNIASNLKAPYLTSLAAARAMQQNPTVDGLQGKIVNFADWAVFRPYKGFLPYLIAKGGVVTMTTALALELAPTITVNAVAPAMIDPPPHLTPEQIESIRQASPLKRIGVPSDANNLVLYLLEGTDFVTGEVFRVDGGRFLGTDHL, encoded by the coding sequence ATGCAACTCAACGATCGCAATATCCTGATCACCGGGGGACGCCGTGTCGGCGCAAAATTGGCCGTCGATTTGGCGCAGCGTGGGGCGAATATCGCGCTCACTTACTTTCAGAGTCGCGACACGATCGAGGCGGTCGTAGATGAGGTAGAGGAACTCGGCGTGCGGGGGCTTGCGGTTCAAGCCGATTTGCGGCAACCGGCGGACGTCGAGGCCTTGGTGGCCCAAACGGTCGAGGAATTTGGCTCGATCGATTGTCTGATCAACATGGCGAGCACCTTCAACGCATCGCCGCTGGATCAACTCGCTCCAGAAGACTTTGACGATAACATCGCCTCAAATCTCAAAGCACCTTACTTGACCTCCCTCGCCGCAGCGCGAGCCATGCAACAAAACCCGACTGTGGATGGGTTGCAGGGTAAGATCGTCAATTTCGCGGATTGGGCCGTCTTTCGTCCCTACAAGGGCTTTCTGCCCTACTTGATCGCCAAAGGGGGAGTGGTCACGATGACCACCGCATTGGCCTTGGAATTGGCCCCGACGATTACCGTCAACGCCGTCGCCCCGGCCATGATCGATCCGCCGCCGCATCTGACGCCTGAACAGATTGAGTCCATCCGTCAGGCATCGCCGCTGAAGCGAATCGGGGTCCCGTCCGACGCCAATAACCTTGTGTTGTATCTGCTGGAAGGTACGGATTTTGTCACCGGTGAAGTCTTCCGCGTCGACGGCGGCCGTTTTTTAGGCACCGATCATCTTTAG
- a CDS encoding HD domain-containing phosphohydrolase, with protein MHTTHTPTNRTKEQLVLEISIIMVTLGLTCLLYQMQAYKMVILNLFFLPVVLSGFFLGRYLAGITALFCFMSASIVIALNLSTIEIYASASTTALAITAWGAVLGLTSLLIGTLSDERRIQMGELHDAYVGVVEVLSRYLQSAHPRLKDRSVRIAELSQKVADEMRLTGRETDDIRVAALLYDVGNIEITTSVIRKAVGALEHESDDKFEQTIQGMDLVMSLGSILNGAVPLLLNQDQQIKAAREALGTATTGPVPLGAKIIRAVRAYDNLMLHKRGNADPSSLDPFTELQRDDSLDKRVLAALQSVTAEQSPTGAPQLVEATV; from the coding sequence ATGCATACCACACACACACCAACCAACCGCACGAAAGAGCAGTTGGTACTGGAAATCTCCATCATCATGGTGACATTGGGGCTGACTTGCCTGCTCTACCAAATGCAAGCTTACAAAATGGTGATCCTCAATCTGTTCTTTCTGCCTGTCGTATTGAGCGGATTTTTTCTCGGGCGGTATTTGGCCGGCATCACGGCGTTGTTTTGCTTCATGTCAGCTTCGATTGTGATTGCGCTGAACCTTTCCACTATCGAGATCTATGCCTCAGCCTCGACGACTGCATTGGCAATCACCGCCTGGGGAGCCGTTTTGGGGCTGACATCGTTATTGATCGGCACGCTGAGTGATGAGCGGCGCATTCAGATGGGCGAACTGCATGACGCCTATGTCGGCGTGGTCGAAGTCCTCTCGCGCTACCTGCAAAGTGCCCATCCGCGCTTGAAGGACCGTTCGGTGCGGATCGCCGAATTGAGTCAGAAAGTCGCCGATGAAATGCGACTAACGGGTCGGGAAACCGATGACATCCGTGTGGCGGCGCTGTTGTATGATGTGGGGAACATCGAAATCACCACCTCAGTCATCCGCAAAGCAGTCGGCGCGCTGGAACATGAAAGCGACGACAAGTTTGAGCAAACCATTCAAGGGATGGATTTGGTGATGTCGCTGGGATCGATACTCAACGGCGCCGTGCCGTTGCTCCTCAACCAAGACCAACAAATTAAGGCCGCCCGTGAGGCATTGGGAACCGCAACGACGGGGCCGGTGCCTCTGGGGGCAAAAATCATTCGAGCAGTGCGGGCCTACGACAACTTAATGCTGCACAAACGCGGCAATGCGGATCCCTCGTCCCTGGATCCGTTCACGGAACTTCAGCGGGATGATTCACTCGACAAACGCGTACTGGCGGCGTTGCAATCAGTGACGGCAGAACAGAGCCCAACGGGTGCGCCACAATTGGTCGAAGCGACAGTCTAA